Proteins encoded in a region of the Bactrocera tryoni isolate S06 chromosome 4, CSIRO_BtryS06_freeze2, whole genome shotgun sequence genome:
- the LOC120773374 gene encoding uncharacterized protein LOC120773374 has translation MCSIKIVVQILLICVALSGTALAINCYVCDASDTKTPFQCGEWFERFDDPDIQPQNCSNVHEAKYCIKHIGRYEGGIGAKRFCSSKDLGNYCDYVKNKGDRMDYRSCIFTCDTDGCNAAGGMRPWLAVIVGTLLLARFWHC, from the coding sequence atgtGTTCAATTAAAATCGTGGTACAAATTTTACTAATCTGCGTCGCGTTAAGTGGCACGGCGTTGGCTATAAATTGCTATGTCTGCGACGCCTCTGACACCAAAACACCCTTCCAGTGTGGTGAATGGTTCGAACGCTTCGACGATCCCGATATTCAGCCACAGAACTGTTCCAATGTGCACGAGGCAAAGTATTGCATTAAGCACATTGGACGTTACGAGGGTGGCATCGGTGCGAAACGCTTCTGCTCTTCCAAGGATTTGGGCAACTACTGTGATTATGTGAAGAACAAAGGCGATCGCATGGATTATCGCTCCTGCATCTTTACCTGCGACACGGATGGCTGCAATGCAGCGGGTGGCATGAGACCGTGGTTAGCTGTAATCGTCGGGACTTTACTTTTGGCCAGATTTTGGCATTGCTGA